In [Phormidium] sp. ETS-05, the genomic window CAGCACTACCCCAGCGATGTTACCGGTGCTGAGGGAAACTAACCCCATCGCCCAACTTGCCCAGGTGGGGAGTTTTCTTCGGTGTTGATATCGGCGTTGGTGTAAACCTGCCCAACTAGCTTTTCTGTCATCGCATTGGTGATGCGAGTATAGGCGGAACCGTGTTGAGCCGCACTGTTGGCGAGTTGGGTAAAGGCATCTTCCATTTCTTGATTTGCCGTGAGTTCCCAAGCGGTAATTTTGTCGTTGATATACTGCTCGAAAGCTCGTTTAAAGGCGCCATTAAATTCTTCGCGTCTGCCTTTGCTGAGGGAATCCATAAAGCCGAGGTTTGGCTGATAGCGCAAGAAATCGGCTTCAAAGGTGCTGCCTAAGTTCAGCAGGTAGGTGCGGAAAGAATCGGTGATCGTTCTGGCTTTTTTATCCCGCATGGTTTTAATTTCATCGGCAAAGCGATCGCGGATTTCTTGGAGTTTCTCGAATTCCGGCTCTACGGAGTGAATCCGCTGTTTTAGTTCCCCCAAATCTTGCTCTAGTAAAGGCACGCGGCGGGCGATCGCTTCTCGCACCCGATCGGCAGTCCGGCGCGCCAGAGTTCTCGCTTGGCGCATTTCCGCCACCGCTCTTTCCTTCGTCAAGAACGTATTAATCGCCCCCATAAACTCTGGAAATCCCGTTCCCTCTAAAGAAGCATCTGGGTTTTTTAGCCGCCGCCGCAACGCCATCAGCGACGATATCTCAAACACCCGATCGCTATAAATATCATAGCCGTCGATTTGACAATATGCGGCCAAATTAGTTTGAAAAACTCGCCGCAGTTTCTCCTCCGCCTCTTGCAGTTCCTCCGCATCTTCTGGGTCGATTAGTCCCTTACGGATTTCATCCCAAGCATTGATGAGAAAGAAAACCGTTAACCCGCGTCCTTTGATATAATTTTCCAAATAGCGGCGCTCTTCCAGCGTCACCGGCTGCCCCGCTCTGAGGACGAATAGGATGGCGTGACAGTTATTGATATAATTCAGGGACATTTCATTGCGAGCTTCCGTGTCATTCAGTCCCGGACTGTCCACAATTTCAATCCCTTTTTCCAGAAGCGGTAGGGGATACTCCACCACTGCATAGCTCACATCTGGAAATGCCAGTTTTTTCTCTTGTTCTAGGGTTTTCGCCTCTTCTGGGGCGATAGTATATCGCTGCTTAAAAGTGGGAAAATCCAAATGCTCTGGACGTTTGCCATTTTTAAAGTAAACCGTTACGGTCTTCTGTTCCCCATAGCGCAAAACTGTGAGTAATGCGGTGCAGGGATTCACATCAGCAGGTAATAGGTTTTCGCCAATCAGAGCATTAAGAAACGTGCTTTTTCCCCGCTTCATATCCCCCAACACCAGCAGCCGAAACACCCCTTGGCTGAGATTTTTACTGGCGAGCATCAGGTCTTCGATATTTCTCTCTAAACCTAGTCTCCCAGAGGCTTTTTCTCCAGCCAATTCCTCCCGTTCCAGCTTATCTGCGATTCTCCCGAGACACCCCGCCACTTCAAAGCGGACTTTAGCTACTCGCTCCAAATCGCTGAGAAAACTTGCCGCTTCAATTTTATAAACCATGAGCATCCTCACCATTTCTGGGTTTTATCGGAATCAAAAAACAGTTGGTAGCCAATCCAGGCGATCGCTCCCACAATCACTGCAGTCGCCAGCCAAGTCCCCACCCGGACAGCAGCGACTACCGCCACGACAATGATTAAAAACTTCCCCACCATCGCCATTTTTCTCGACCAACGCCGCAACGCCGATTCCTTTTGTTCATATTTGGTGGTTTGATACAGAGGC contains:
- a CDS encoding DUF3040 domain-containing protein, with product MEAKKNKNKKQPPPEPDLTQREQELAKREQELAERERSIRLQQMEMELYKQDPPLYQTTKYEQKESALRRWSRKMAMVGKFLIIVVAVVAAVRVGTWLATAVIVGAIAWIGYQLFFDSDKTQKW